From Dehalococcoidales bacterium, the proteins below share one genomic window:
- the atpG gene encoding ATP synthase F1 subunit gamma encodes MANIRLVRRRIRGIQSIAKITRAMEMIATSKMRRTQERSLAGRPYAEKIRQVIADLAALPAEGRELHPLMQRRPVNKIAIVHITPDRGLCGGLIANINRLTAAFILERNVPSTVINVGRKGLDFMRRHGRDIRAEFTWLGDQPGLLDTVPISRVIIDDYTNGVIDAVYLSYTKFVSVMVQKPVVEPLLPVEPAEIPGVQNVDYIYESGSDVVLAGLLPRFVEMEIYHAILEAIASEQSARMVAMRNATESAGDLVDDLTLMYNKARQEMITKELLDITGGVAALLG; translated from the coding sequence TTGGCTAATATCCGTTTAGTTCGACGCCGGATACGGGGCATTCAGAGCATTGCCAAGATTACCCGGGCTATGGAGATGATTGCCACCTCCAAGATGAGGCGAACACAGGAGCGTAGTTTGGCCGGTCGCCCCTATGCGGAGAAGATTCGCCAGGTGATTGCTGACCTGGCCGCTCTACCGGCTGAGGGCAGGGAGTTGCACCCCTTGATGCAGCGCCGGCCGGTGAATAAAATCGCCATAGTGCATATTACCCCTGACCGCGGTCTGTGCGGCGGGCTTATCGCCAATATCAACCGCCTTACGGCTGCTTTTATACTGGAGAGAAATGTCCCGAGTACGGTTATCAATGTTGGTCGTAAGGGACTGGACTTTATGCGGCGGCACGGACGTGATATTCGCGCTGAATTCACCTGGCTGGGTGACCAGCCGGGACTGCTCGATACCGTCCCGATTTCACGTGTTATCATTGATGACTACACTAACGGCGTTATTGACGCCGTCTATTTGTCTTACACCAAGTTTGTCTCGGTGATGGTACAGAAACCGGTGGTGGAGCCATTGCTGCCGGTAGAACCTGCGGAAATACCCGGCGTGCAGAATGTAGATTATATCTATGAATCAGGTTCGGATGTGGTGCTGGCCGGACTGCTGCCGCGGTTTGTGGAGATGGAGATCTATCATGCTATCCTGGAAGCTATCGCCAGCGAGCAGTCTGCCAGAATGGTGGCGATGCGGAACGCTACGGAAAGCGCCGGAGATCTGGTTGATGATTTGACCCTAATGTATAATAAAGCCCGCCAGGAGATGATCACTAAAGAACTCCTCGATATTACCGGCGGAGTGGCCGCCTTGCTTGGTTAG